A single region of the Vicia villosa cultivar HV-30 ecotype Madison, WI linkage group LG4, Vvil1.0, whole genome shotgun sequence genome encodes:
- the LOC131597463 gene encoding uncharacterized protein LOC131597463, with amino-acid sequence MIIKEWKANFNMKQDMLRTIPIWIKLPKLPLYLWGERTLDKIGSAIGVPMITDECTTHKLRVTYARILVEVDITRKLLGEIALKDKDGNILLQPIEYEWRPKFCDKCHKVGHTCVDGLKKKIWKPRQPKITPTQAEISEESHVQSEELTAGVQTAQAEQPILEPVTTPVNTDGALLATPNNTKQKTKETVEATWIKAKGSSKAKNKSAVSANSSFVTHENGFRVLEVLNGPNTFDRGPC; translated from the coding sequence ATGATAATCAAAGAATGGAAAGCCAATTTCAACATGAAACAAGATATGTTAAGAACGATCCCAATTTGGATCAAGTTACCTAAACTGCCGTTGTATCTTTGGGGTGAACGCACGCTGGATAAAATTGGGAGTGCAATTGGTGTGCCAATGATAACAGATGAATGTACCACTCATAAACTCCGTGTTACTTATGCGCGAATATTGGTGGAAGTCGACATAACTAGGAAACTGCTGGGAGAAATTGCTTTGAAGGATAAAGACGGGAACATTCTACTGCAACCGATTGAATACGAGTGGCGACCCAAGTTCTGTGACAAATGCCATAAAGTGGGGCATACATGTGTTGATGGACTCAAAAAGAAGATATGGAAGCCAAGACAGCCTAAGATCACTCCGACACAAGCTGAGATATCTGAGGAAAGCCATGTACAATCTGAGGAGCTCACAGCCGGGGTACAGACTGCACAAGCAGAGCAGCCTATCCTAGAACCTGTTACTACACCAGTAAACACAGATGGGGCTTTGCTTGCAACACCAAACAATACCAAGCAGAAAACAAAGGAAACGGTGGAAGCGACTTGGATCAAGGCCAAAGGCTCATCAAAGGCAAAAAATAAGAGTGCTGTCTCTGCAAATTCTTCTTTTGTGACACATGAGAATGGTTTTAGGGTATTGGAGGTTTTGAATGGCCCCAATACCTTTGACCGTGGACCATGTTAG